CTATACAGTAAAAGGTTAAAAGCAAACGATAAACCTTTACGTATTATCAGATCAGAAATGCTGAAAACACTGAATACATCATCTGCACAACTGAATGCATTAATCAAAAAAGGAATCTGCGAACAATACACTCATGAAATATCGCGACTGGAAGAAGCTGATGAATCCAACGGCTCAACGGTTATTTTGAATGAAGTCCAGGAAAATGCTTATAATGAGGTAATCGAAGGATTCACAAAAAAAGATATTGTTTTATTGCATGGCATTACGTCAAGCGGGAAAACCGAGATATATATTAAACTTATTGAAGAAGCCGTTAACAAAGGCAAACAGGTGTTGTATCTTCTTCCTGAAATTGCGCTCACAACACAAATCATTAATCGTTTACGAAAAGCTTTCGGGAAAAAAGTTGGAGTATATCACAGTAAATTCAACGAAAGTGAACGTGTTGAAATTTGGAATAAAGTGCTTTTGAATTCGTCGAATATAACAAATAATGAAGAAACATATCAAATCGTTCTTGGCGCAAGAAGCTCATCATTACTGCCATACAGCAATCTCGGGTTAGTAATAGTTGATGAAGAGCATGATACATCATACAAGCAATATGAACCAGCTCCACGTTATAACGCGCGCGATTCGGCAATTTACCTGGCAAAAATGCATGGGGCAAAAACAATACTTGGTTCAGCTACACCTTCTGTTGAAAGTTATTTTAATGCAATTCACAATAAATATCAGTTGGTTGAAATTAATAAACGCTTTGGTGATGTGATGCTTCCGGAAATATTTGTTGCCGATGTAAAAGAAGAAAGCAGGCGCAGAAGAATGAAATCGCACTTCACTCCTTTTCTGCTCGAGCATATTGAAGAAGCATTGAAGAATAAAGAACAGGTCATATTGTTTCAGAACCGGCGAGGATTTTCAATCCGTCTTGAATGCGACATCTGCCACTGGATGCCCGAATGCAAAAATTGTGATGTTACGCTCACTTATCATAAAAAATCCGACCAGCTTGTTTGTCATTATTGCGGATATACCGAAAACGTTCCCGACCATTGCCCTGCCTGCAACAACAATAAAGTTTTAATGAAAGGTTTTGGCACTGAAAAAATTGAAGAAGAGCTACCAATTTTTTTCCCCGGTGCAAAAGTTGTTCGTATGGATTTAGATACAACTCGCAGCAAATATAGTCATCAGCAAATCATCAACGATTTCGAAGATCGGAAAATTGATATTCTTGTGGGAACACAAATGGTAACCAAAGGTCTGGATTTTGAAAATGTAAGTGTAGTAGGAATAATGAACGCCGACAACATGATAAGTTTTCCCGACTTCCGTTCCTTTGAACGCAGCTATCAAATGATGGCGCAGGTTAGCGGACGTGCCGGAAGAAAAAATAAACGAGGAAAAGTAATTATTCAAACATACAATCCTTATCATTCTGTAATTCGTTATGTTGTTGAAAATAACTATACAGCCATGTACGAAAGCCAGATTACAGAACGCGCCACCTTTAAATATCCTCCCGTTTGTAAACTGATACAACTTACATTGAAGCATAAAGATGCCGAAAAGCTTAACAAATCGGCAAGTGCGTTTGCAAAGAATTTACGAAAAGTTTTTGGCAGC
The genomic region above belongs to Bacteroidales bacterium and contains:
- the priA gene encoding primosomal protein N'; amino-acid sequence: MERVTNFADVILPLSLPGYYTYRVPYEMNDVVQPGMRVVVQFGKKKIYTAIVRKVHSETPKVNDIKYILSILENDALVTEKQMQFWEWISSYYMCTPGEVMKAALPSALKLESETKIILNPSFDGDISLLTEKELLIAEALSKQKALTITDVTKIADQKKIIPLIKTLIEKNVIIPEEELVSRYKPKTETFVKISESYLDDIKLKDVFDKLEKKAPKQLEILMYLYSKRLKANDKPLRIIRSEMLKTLNTSSAQLNALIKKGICEQYTHEISRLEEADESNGSTVILNEVQENAYNEVIEGFTKKDIVLLHGITSSGKTEIYIKLIEEAVNKGKQVLYLLPEIALTTQIINRLRKAFGKKVGVYHSKFNESERVEIWNKVLLNSSNITNNEETYQIVLGARSSSLLPYSNLGLVIVDEEHDTSYKQYEPAPRYNARDSAIYLAKMHGAKTILGSATPSVESYFNAIHNKYQLVEINKRFGDVMLPEIFVADVKEESRRRRMKSHFTPFLLEHIEEALKNKEQVILFQNRRGFSIRLECDICHWMPECKNCDVTLTYHKKSDQLVCHYCGYTENVPDHCPACNNNKVLMKGFGTEKIEEELPIFFPGAKVVRMDLDTTRSKYSHQQIINDFEDRKIDILVGTQMVTKGLDFENVSVVGIMNADNMISFPDFRSFERSYQMMAQVSGRAGRKNKRGKVIIQTYNPYHSVIRYVVENNYTAMYESQITERATFKYPPVCKLIQLTLKHKDAEKLNKSASAFAKNLRKVFGSRILGPEYPSVSKIRNEYLKNILIKIEKDYSISQAKSALRAQIENFKNDNDFKGVKIVIDVDPM